A window of Dehalococcoidia bacterium genomic DNA:
CGACGCTGGACGGCCGCCGGAACTGACCGTCGCCGTCTCCCGGCTCGCCGAACGCCGCCATGAACTCGCCGTCTGGAGAGAACTTCTGGATGCGATCATTTCGCCAGTCGGCGACGTACACGTTGCCGTCGCTATCGAGCGTGACGCCCCACGGCATGTTGAACTCGGCAGTACCTTCCCCTGGTCGGCCGAAACTCGCCATGAACTCGCCGTCCGCTGTGAACCTCTGGATGCGCCCGTTGTAGGCGTCCCCGACCAATACATCGCCGGAGGAATCGACCGCGATTCCGGACGGACCATCTATCTGTCCATCGTCCGAACCTTGTTCGCCCCAGTGCCGGATGTACCTGCCGGACGTGTCGAAGACGGTGATGCGGTGGTTGTGCTCATCGGCGAGATACAGGTTGTCTTCCGAGTCGAACGCCACGGATGTCGGCCACACGAACTGTCCGGGCTCCGAACCGTACGATCCAAAGTGGCCGTAGTAGTTGCTCTCCAGATCGCAGATGCCGATTCGTATGCCGTATGGCTGAAGCGAATTTGTGCGGCTGATTACGTAGATACGGTCGTCGCTGGAGAAGGCGATATCCACCGGGTTGCTGAACCCGCGTCCTTCCATCGCAACGATCCCGATCGTACGGTCGTACTTCAGCGCTTGTCTCGCTACCATCTTCCACCCTGACTACTGAGCCTCAAGCCATCAGATGAATCAAACTCCGCGACATTGACGTATGTACATTCTCGAGTCATGTCGATCGTGCCGCACT
This region includes:
- a CDS encoding NHL repeat-containing protein, yielding MVARQALKYDRTIGIVAMEGRGFSNPVDIAFSSDDRIYVISRTNSLQPYGIRIGICDLESNYYGHFGSYGSEPGQFVWPTSVAFDSEDNLYLADEHNHRITVFDTSGRYIRHWGEQGSDDGQIDGPSGIAVDSSGDVLVGDAYNGRIQRFTADGEFMASFGRPGEGTAEFNMPWGVTLDSDGNVYVADWRNDRIQKFSPDGEFMAAFGEPGDGDGQFRRPSSVAVDDEGLIYVADWGNERVQVLCPDGEFLEKLRGQATLSKWAEEFYAANSDEWQARQR